A region from the Bradyrhizobium erythrophlei genome encodes:
- the recJ gene encoding single-stranded-DNA-specific exonuclease RecJ gives MTLPASALPIEAPPAFLGVSHSATGKLWRDRLDARGAVRALAIAQRYQLPEMLARVLAGRDVAIDAVEDFLDPTIRKLMPDPYTVTQMEAAAKRIADAATRGEKVAIFGDYDVDGATSAALLAWHLRHCGLDALIHIPDRIFEGYGPNVEAIRMLAEKGAKLLVTVDCGTTSLEPLAEARRLGMSVVVIDHHQCGDELPEVEALVNPNRLDDLSGLGHLAAVGLVLVTLVAVNRELRARGFWTPERPEPDLLGMLHHVALGTVADVAPLIGLNRAFVAKGLIAMRRRDHVGHTALMDVSRLNGPPEAWHLGFMLGPRINAGGRIGRADLGVRLLLEGDVSEAARIAAELDRLNTERRVIEQMAEAQAEAEALASLGLEDKGSVIVTASEGWHPGVVGLVASRLKEKFSRPAFAIALEPGGIGTGSGRSIGGVDLGKAVRQAVKDGLLLKGGGHAMAAGVTLRKEKLAEFRAYMESALAADVAASRHVNELFIDGAVSARAVTPELAATLNRAGPFGSGNPEPVIALPSHQLVYADEVGQAHLRVRFKSGDGSIVNGIAFRAIGQKLGNALVANRGQPLHVAGSLAVDRWQGTERVQLRVLDVAMPDQGPAIIR, from the coding sequence ATGACGCTTCCCGCATCCGCATTGCCCATTGAAGCGCCGCCAGCGTTCCTCGGCGTATCGCATTCCGCGACCGGAAAGCTGTGGCGCGACCGGCTCGATGCGCGCGGCGCGGTGCGGGCGCTGGCGATCGCGCAGCGCTATCAATTGCCGGAAATGCTGGCGCGGGTGCTGGCGGGGCGTGACGTCGCGATCGACGCGGTCGAGGATTTTCTCGACCCGACCATTCGCAAATTGATGCCGGATCCGTACACCGTGACGCAGATGGAAGCGGCCGCAAAGCGCATCGCCGATGCGGCGACGCGCGGCGAGAAGGTCGCAATCTTCGGCGACTACGACGTCGACGGCGCGACGTCCGCGGCGCTGCTCGCCTGGCACCTGCGCCATTGCGGACTCGATGCGCTGATCCACATTCCCGATCGCATCTTCGAAGGCTACGGACCGAACGTCGAGGCGATCCGCATGCTCGCGGAAAAAGGTGCCAAGCTGCTGGTGACGGTCGATTGCGGTACCACCAGCCTCGAGCCGTTGGCGGAAGCGCGCCGGCTCGGGATGTCGGTTGTCGTGATCGATCATCATCAATGCGGCGATGAATTGCCCGAAGTCGAGGCGCTCGTAAATCCCAACCGGCTGGATGACCTTTCCGGCCTCGGCCATCTCGCCGCCGTCGGCCTTGTTCTGGTCACGCTGGTCGCGGTCAATCGCGAACTGCGCGCGCGGGGATTCTGGACCCCCGAGCGGCCGGAGCCGGATCTTCTGGGCATGCTGCATCACGTCGCGCTCGGCACCGTCGCCGACGTCGCGCCACTGATCGGGCTCAACAGGGCATTCGTGGCAAAAGGTTTGATCGCGATGCGGCGCCGCGACCATGTCGGCCATACCGCGCTGATGGATGTGTCGCGGCTGAATGGCCCGCCGGAGGCCTGGCATCTCGGCTTCATGCTGGGGCCGCGGATCAATGCTGGCGGCCGGATCGGGCGCGCCGATCTCGGCGTGCGGCTGTTATTGGAAGGCGATGTCTCGGAAGCGGCGCGGATCGCCGCCGAGCTTGATCGCCTCAACACCGAGCGCCGCGTCATCGAACAGATGGCGGAGGCGCAGGCCGAAGCCGAGGCGCTGGCGTCGCTCGGGCTGGAAGACAAGGGCTCGGTGATCGTCACGGCGTCCGAAGGCTGGCATCCCGGCGTGGTCGGCCTCGTCGCCTCGCGGCTGAAGGAAAAATTCTCGCGGCCCGCCTTTGCCATCGCGCTGGAGCCCGGCGGCATCGGCACCGGCTCGGGCCGCTCGATCGGCGGCGTCGATCTCGGCAAGGCGGTGCGGCAGGCGGTGAAGGACGGGCTGTTGCTGAAAGGCGGCGGGCATGCCATGGCGGCCGGCGTCACCCTGCGCAAGGAGAAGCTGGCGGAATTCCGTGCCTATATGGAAAGCGCGCTGGCCGCCGACGTCGCGGCCTCGCGCCATGTCAACGAGCTCTTCATCGACGGCGCCGTCAGCGCGCGCGCGGTGACGCCGGAACTGGCGGCGACGCTCAATCGCGCCGGCCCGTTCGGCAGCGGCAATCCGGAGCCGGTCATCGCGCTGCCGTCGCATCAGCTGGTCTATGCCGATGAAGTGGGGCAGGCGCATCTGCGCGTCCGCTTCAAATCCGGCGACGGCTCAATCGTCAACGGCATCGCTTTTCGCGCGATCGGCCAAAAACTCGGCAATGCGCTGGTGGCCAATCGCGGCCAGCCCTTGCATGTCGCGGGATCGCTCGCGGTCGATCGCTGGCAGGGCACCGAGCGGGTGCAATTGCGCGTGCTCGATGTCGCCATGCCCGACCAAGGGCCGGCGATCATCAGGTAA
- a CDS encoding cupin domain-containing protein, with product MSKRAAKAVPTMDVAVGQRIRDLRRTRAMSLETVAVRADLSIGFLSQVERGLSSPSLRVLATLADVLGVGIAGLFGAREDASAVPDAVVTRERQRPELNLWRTGISKQLLSPAGSDGRLNLFLVHIEPGGSTGDELYTHDGEEAGLVIEGEMKLTVDAESWTLTSGDSFRFASRRPHRFSNPSRDARAVVLWVNCISAAS from the coding sequence ATGAGCAAGCGGGCGGCCAAGGCCGTGCCGACGATGGATGTCGCGGTCGGGCAACGGATCCGTGATTTGCGGCGAACCCGCGCCATGTCGCTCGAGACGGTCGCTGTCCGCGCCGATCTGTCGATCGGTTTTCTCAGCCAGGTCGAGCGCGGGCTGTCCTCGCCGTCGCTGCGGGTGCTGGCGACGCTCGCGGACGTGCTGGGCGTGGGCATCGCCGGATTGTTCGGCGCCAGGGAAGACGCCAGTGCCGTACCGGATGCCGTCGTCACCCGCGAGCGCCAGCGCCCCGAGCTGAACCTGTGGCGCACCGGCATCTCCAAGCAGCTGCTCAGTCCGGCCGGATCGGATGGCCGCCTCAATCTGTTCCTCGTCCATATCGAGCCCGGCGGAAGCACCGGCGACGAACTCTATACGCATGACGGCGAGGAAGCGGGCCTGGTGATCGAGGGCGAGATGAAGCTCACCGTCGATGCCGAAAGCTGGACCCTCACGTCCGGCGACAGCTTCCGCTTCGCCAGCCGCCGCCCGCACCGCTTCAGCAATCCGTCGCGCGACGCCAGGGCCGTCGTGCTCTGGGTGAACTGCATCTCGGCGGCGTCCTGA
- a CDS encoding SDR family NAD(P)-dependent oxidoreductase, translated as MTGQVQGKVALVTGGASGIGAACAELLAREGASVAVTDIDELRGPELVAGINKAGHRAVFLHQDVTSEARWVEVVTEVEKRFGRLDILVSNAGIGISVPSITDMSLEDWRRQTAINLDGVFLSVKHCLPAMRRSGGGGSIIMVSSLAGLRGAPGLSGYCATKGGVRLFAKAIAMECASVGDGIRVNSVHPGIIDTPIWGKIPTEAAGRGQNAPIDPEERAKLATPLARAGHASEIAQGVLFLASDASSYVTGTELVIDGGMNAGGAVRRPVGS; from the coding sequence ATGACGGGGCAGGTTCAGGGCAAGGTCGCATTGGTCACCGGCGGCGCATCGGGCATTGGGGCAGCGTGTGCCGAGCTGTTGGCGCGCGAGGGCGCGTCGGTGGCGGTCACCGATATCGACGAACTCAGAGGGCCGGAGTTGGTCGCAGGAATTAACAAGGCTGGCCATCGTGCGGTATTCCTGCATCAGGACGTCACCAGCGAGGCCCGCTGGGTCGAAGTGGTGACTGAAGTTGAAAAACGCTTCGGCCGGCTCGATATCCTGGTGTCGAACGCGGGTATCGGCATATCGGTGCCGTCGATCACGGACATGTCGCTGGAAGACTGGCGCCGGCAGACCGCGATCAATTTGGACGGTGTATTTCTTTCAGTAAAGCACTGCCTGCCGGCGATGCGCCGGAGCGGCGGTGGCGGTTCGATCATCATGGTGTCGTCGCTGGCGGGCCTGCGCGGCGCGCCCGGCCTTTCCGGCTATTGCGCGACCAAGGGAGGCGTGCGGCTGTTTGCGAAAGCGATCGCGATGGAGTGCGCTTCCGTCGGCGACGGCATCCGCGTCAATTCCGTTCATCCCGGCATCATCGACACGCCGATCTGGGGCAAGATCCCGACGGAAGCCGCGGGACGCGGACAAAACGCGCCGATCGATCCCGAGGAACGCGCGAAACTCGCAACCCCGCTCGCGCGCGCCGGCCACGCTTCGGAGATTGCGCAAGGCGTGCTGTTTCTGGCGTCCGATGCGTCGAGCTACGTGACCGGCACTGAGTTGGTGATCGACGGCGGCATGAACGCGGGCGGGGCAGTGCGCCGACCCGTTGGCTCGTAA
- a CDS encoding peptidoglycan DD-metalloendopeptidase family protein, whose translation MAPGGDALGTKAVRSVALLLASLSLLIAGTAALTADEFRTPAVSAVRVDWRAALDQLRSEINSHPAVASAFTLTRRYRLPASDPRSMPTLVQLNGVTSPIFTGIGRSPVPVLLPFDTAAFLEARLNGAPASLSFSRYQVDFRPVDLFDAGPAGYDAVFSLEPGAGGGMPQRTFARPVEVQITGSILVYDIDDPVGGKGEPVQALAAQFPDLRRFIREGYVRYAFTRFGVPYVVSIQCLDSAPRERRLACREAYPVAERFLKALHVVGGLPSRPRMDISPGTAERPLDRTPDFTYRPSGDIIANSGLRRQGGRPDSIAYSQIRFPLEKPIAFVHSQEFRARRSSDRPLHELSGGNTSYPWRDNFCEARSFNVGQCPSGFGHQGEDIRPAPCPLNVEGGDRCNPRQQAVVAVRDAVVIRAPKQQAVTLQVNTRNEHARFRYMHMNPFALDASGMLNGRSVDEGEKIGVVSNYLDHPNGTSLHLHFDVQVFTRDGWIWVNPYVTLISAYERLLRGRGREIGPEVAAQPAVAHALPEDVVPHSTMEGGDN comes from the coding sequence TTGGCGCCGGGGGGCGACGCATTGGGTACAAAAGCTGTCCGGTCCGTCGCTCTTCTGCTGGCATCCCTGTCCTTGCTCATCGCCGGCACCGCAGCCCTCACCGCCGATGAATTCAGGACGCCCGCGGTCTCGGCGGTCCGGGTCGATTGGCGCGCCGCGCTCGACCAGCTCCGGTCGGAGATCAATAGCCACCCCGCGGTGGCGTCCGCGTTCACGTTGACCCGCCGCTACCGGCTGCCTGCGTCCGATCCGCGCTCGATGCCGACGCTGGTGCAATTGAATGGGGTTACTTCGCCGATCTTCACCGGCATCGGACGCAGTCCGGTGCCGGTGCTGCTGCCCTTCGATACCGCGGCCTTTCTCGAGGCCCGGCTGAACGGCGCGCCCGCCAGCCTCTCGTTCTCCCGTTATCAGGTCGATTTTCGTCCAGTCGACCTGTTTGACGCCGGCCCCGCTGGCTATGACGCGGTGTTTTCGCTGGAGCCCGGCGCCGGCGGCGGCATGCCGCAGCGAACCTTTGCCAGGCCCGTCGAAGTCCAGATCACTGGCTCGATCCTGGTCTACGACATCGACGATCCCGTCGGCGGCAAGGGCGAACCGGTCCAGGCGCTGGCGGCCCAATTCCCCGACCTGCGCCGCTTCATCCGGGAAGGCTACGTGCGCTATGCCTTCACGCGGTTCGGCGTTCCCTATGTGGTGTCGATCCAGTGTCTGGATTCGGCCCCGCGCGAACGCCGGCTGGCCTGCCGCGAGGCCTATCCCGTCGCGGAGCGCTTTCTCAAGGCCCTGCATGTCGTCGGCGGCCTGCCGTCGCGGCCGCGCATGGATATTTCGCCGGGAACAGCCGAGCGGCCTTTGGATCGCACGCCCGACTTCACCTATCGCCCGAGCGGCGACATCATCGCCAACTCGGGCTTGCGCAGGCAAGGCGGCCGCCCCGATTCGATCGCCTATTCCCAAATTCGATTCCCGCTGGAAAAGCCGATCGCATTCGTTCATTCGCAGGAATTCAGGGCCCGCCGGTCGAGCGACAGACCGCTCCACGAGCTTTCCGGCGGAAATACTAGTTATCCCTGGCGGGACAATTTTTGCGAAGCCCGCAGTTTCAATGTCGGACAATGCCCGAGCGGTTTTGGCCATCAGGGCGAGGACATCCGTCCCGCACCCTGTCCGCTGAACGTCGAAGGCGGCGATCGCTGCAACCCCAGGCAGCAGGCGGTGGTCGCGGTCCGCGACGCCGTCGTGATCCGCGCGCCGAAGCAGCAGGCGGTGACGCTGCAAGTCAACACCCGCAACGAACATGCTCGGTTTCGCTATATGCACATGAATCCGTTCGCGCTCGACGCCAGCGGCATGCTGAACGGCCGCAGCGTGGACGAGGGCGAGAAGATCGGCGTGGTTTCGAACTATCTCGACCACCCCAACGGCACCAGCCTGCATCTGCATTTCGACGTCCAGGTGTTCACGCGCGACGGCTGGATCTGGGTCAATCCCTACGTCACCCTGATCTCGGCCTATGAGCGCTTGCTCCGCGGACGCGGCCGCGAGATCGGGCCCGAAGTCGCCGCGCAGCCGGCCGTCGCGCATGCGCTGCCGGAGGACGTCGTCCCCCACAGCACGATGGAAGGTGGCGACAACTGA
- a CDS encoding carboxymuconolactone decarboxylase family protein, which produces MSHARSEYEDFKALAPDAYDSVLALGRIAAKAGIDRQLLELIKLRASQINGCAFCVQHHILESERLGISADKLNLVVVWREAPLFSARERAALAWTEALTLLPGGVSDEVYAAAAAEFSEKELLYLTSAIASINVWNRFGAGYRWTPATRQKAVHVAAS; this is translated from the coding sequence GTGTCACATGCCCGCAGCGAATATGAAGACTTCAAGGCGCTGGCGCCGGACGCCTACGATAGCGTTCTGGCGCTAGGCAGAATCGCCGCCAAGGCCGGCATCGACAGGCAGTTGCTGGAACTGATCAAGCTGCGCGCGTCGCAGATCAATGGCTGCGCCTTCTGCGTGCAGCATCATATTCTTGAAAGCGAGAGGCTCGGCATTTCCGCCGACAAGCTCAACCTCGTCGTGGTCTGGCGCGAGGCGCCGCTGTTTTCCGCGCGCGAGCGTGCGGCGCTGGCCTGGACCGAGGCGCTTACGTTGTTGCCCGGCGGCGTCAGCGACGAGGTCTATGCGGCGGCGGCTGCGGAATTTTCCGAGAAGGAGCTGCTGTATCTGACTTCCGCGATCGCCTCGATCAATGTCTGGAACCGGTTCGGCGCGGGCTATCGCTGGACTCCGGCAACGAGGCAGAAGGCGGTTCACGTTGCGGCGTCATAG
- a CDS encoding lytic murein transglycosylase: MTQPDSPNAPTRRAVLQSALAAGALLAHPLAALAAAPPGFDQWRDSFRARALAKGISEATWTRVMGRIEPDMTVFKQMRNQPEFNEQIWQYINRRVSDWRIIAGKEALKKNEALFARIEQEYGVERGTLLALWGVESAFGDPLVQQNHMRPVFPSLAALAWNEPRRKAYWETELINALRIVDRGWSTPEEMRGSWAGAMGHTQWMPEVWLNVGIDYDHDGRVSPFGKPDDALGSTARYLVNRGKYHRGEHWGYEVRAPGGAAGGNRSYAAWASAGVSRADGQPFPQPNASAQLWIPVPGGPAFLLGPNFYSVRSYNPSMNYALAICHLGDRILGAPPFLQPFPGSERALTLAEVQEMQVRLTKAGFDTGGTDGRVGNDTMQAIKDYQVKMGLLPADGYGGLKVLARLRQGS, encoded by the coding sequence ATGACACAGCCTGATTCCCCGAACGCTCCGACGCGCCGCGCCGTGTTGCAATCCGCTCTGGCGGCCGGCGCCCTGCTCGCGCATCCCCTCGCCGCGTTGGCAGCGGCCCCGCCCGGTTTCGATCAATGGCGCGACAGTTTTCGCGCACGCGCGCTGGCAAAGGGCATTTCGGAGGCGACCTGGACCCGCGTCATGGGACGCATCGAGCCGGACATGACCGTGTTCAAGCAAATGCGGAACCAGCCGGAGTTCAACGAGCAGATCTGGCAATACATCAACCGGCGCGTCTCGGACTGGCGCATCATCGCCGGCAAGGAAGCGCTGAAAAAGAACGAGGCGCTGTTTGCGCGCATCGAGCAGGAGTATGGCGTCGAGCGCGGCACGCTGCTGGCGCTGTGGGGCGTAGAATCCGCATTCGGCGATCCGCTGGTGCAGCAGAACCACATGCGCCCGGTATTTCCGTCGCTGGCGGCGCTCGCCTGGAACGAGCCGCGCCGCAAGGCTTATTGGGAGACCGAGTTGATCAACGCCTTGCGGATCGTCGATCGCGGCTGGAGCACGCCGGAGGAGATGCGGGGGTCGTGGGCCGGCGCGATGGGCCACACCCAGTGGATGCCGGAAGTCTGGCTCAATGTCGGCATCGATTACGATCATGACGGCCGGGTATCGCCGTTCGGCAAGCCCGACGATGCGCTCGGTTCCACCGCGCGCTATCTTGTCAATCGCGGCAAATATCACCGCGGCGAACATTGGGGCTATGAGGTCCGCGCGCCCGGCGGCGCTGCCGGCGGCAACCGCAGCTACGCGGCATGGGCGAGCGCCGGCGTCTCCCGCGCCGACGGCCAGCCTTTTCCGCAGCCGAACGCCTCCGCGCAACTGTGGATCCCCGTGCCGGGCGGTCCGGCCTTTTTGTTGGGTCCGAATTTCTATTCGGTGCGCAGCTACAACCCGTCGATGAACTACGCGCTGGCGATCTGCCATCTCGGCGACCGCATTCTGGGCGCACCACCCTTCCTTCAGCCGTTCCCGGGTTCCGAGCGCGCGCTGACGCTTGCCGAAGTGCAGGAGATGCAGGTCCGGTTGACAAAAGCCGGTTTCGATACCGGCGGCACCGACGGGCGCGTCGGCAACGACACCATGCAGGCGATCAAGGATTATCAGGTCAAGATGGGCCTGTTGCCGGCGGACGGCTATGGCGGGCTGAAGGTGCTGGCGCGATTGCGGCAAGGCAGTTAA
- a CDS encoding ABC transporter substrate-binding protein gives MLFKRLVQAAAAALALVAAAPASAQQVLKVGSTPTGIPFTFLDTKTNSIQGVMVDLITEIGKDAGFQVQIEPMQFSALIASLTSNKIDIISAAMFATAARKEVIDFSDPVYTYGEGLVVPKTDTKDYTTLEDLKGEIVGAQVGTAFVDALKKTGLFSEVKAYDTIPDILRDVNTGRLKAGFADYPILAYNLKQGGFPEARLVASYKPTVVGNVAIGVRKSDTDLLTKINASLAKLKANGTVDKILDKWGLKA, from the coding sequence ATGCTTTTCAAACGTCTCGTTCAGGCCGCCGCCGCGGCGCTCGCGCTGGTTGCCGCGGCACCGGCCTCGGCGCAGCAGGTGCTCAAGGTGGGCTCGACCCCGACCGGCATTCCCTTCACGTTCCTCGACACCAAGACCAACAGTATTCAGGGCGTGATGGTCGATCTCATCACTGAAATCGGCAAGGATGCCGGCTTCCAGGTCCAGATCGAGCCGATGCAGTTCTCCGCGCTGATTGCCTCGCTGACGTCGAACAAGATCGACATCATCTCGGCGGCGATGTTCGCCACGGCGGCGCGCAAGGAGGTGATCGACTTTTCGGATCCCGTCTACACCTATGGCGAGGGTCTCGTCGTGCCGAAGACCGACACGAAGGACTATACCACGCTGGAGGATCTGAAAGGCGAGATCGTCGGCGCCCAGGTCGGCACCGCCTTCGTCGACGCGCTGAAAAAGACGGGATTGTTCAGCGAGGTCAAGGCGTACGACACCATCCCGGATATTCTGCGCGACGTGAACACCGGCCGTCTCAAGGCCGGCTTCGCCGACTATCCGATCCTCGCCTACAACCTCAAGCAGGGCGGCTTTCCGGAAGCGCGGCTGGTTGCTTCCTACAAGCCGACCGTGGTCGGCAACGTCGCCATCGGAGTCCGCAAGTCCGATACTGACCTGCTCACGAAGATCAACGCTTCGCTCGCCAAGCTCAAGGCGAACGGCACGGTGGACAAGATTCTCGACAAATGGGGGCTCAAGGCCTAG
- the efp gene encoding elongation factor P — protein MKVIASSIRKGNVIEQDGKLYVVLTAENIHPGKGTPVSQIEMRRISDGVKISERYKTTDQVEKATIEDHNFNYLYEDADGFHFMNTETYDQVMVAKDVIGSAAPYLQENMQVKLSLHGLLPVAIQMPQRATLEVVDTEPVTKGQTASSSYKPAILSNGVRTAVPPHIGVGTRIVIMTEDGSYVERAKD, from the coding sequence TTGAAAGTCATCGCCAGTTCTATTCGCAAGGGCAACGTCATCGAGCAAGACGGCAAGCTTTACGTGGTCCTGACCGCCGAGAATATCCATCCCGGCAAGGGAACTCCGGTCAGCCAGATCGAAATGCGCCGCATCAGCGACGGGGTCAAGATTTCGGAGCGCTACAAGACCACCGACCAGGTCGAGAAGGCGACGATCGAGGACCACAATTTCAACTATCTCTACGAGGACGCCGACGGCTTCCATTTCATGAACACCGAGACCTACGATCAGGTGATGGTCGCCAAGGATGTCATCGGTTCGGCCGCGCCCTATTTGCAGGAAAACATGCAGGTCAAGCTGTCGCTTCACGGCCTTCTTCCGGTGGCCATCCAGATGCCGCAGCGCGCGACGCTCGAAGTCGTGGACACCGAGCCGGTCACCAAGGGCCAAACCGCATCGTCTTCCTACAAGCCCGCGATTCTCTCCAACGGCGTGCGCACCGCCGTGCCGCCGCATATCGGCGTCGGGACGCGGATCGTGATCATGACCGAAGACGGCTCTTACGTCGAGCGCGCAAAGGATTAG
- a CDS encoding right-handed parallel beta-helix repeat-containing protein — MKPLSRRRTITLVSSYLATVPLLGGASRAQPASPTGAAVFEMASFLGPGVDADAAFAKALAAISKAAGDAAKGGGPVHIVFNLGKNATYRINRPLAFKGLHGFELNGNGAQLINTTRGSTMTISGSSHVTVRDLTIDYDPLPFTQGTIAAFDKPALQITVKVDAGYPDDPAFLATVTDGFFKVMDRRTKALKPGARDFLTPAKVERISPGLIKVHLRWSANDCFPSQLPVAVGDTVTIANGSAHAIVVDGSMATSFIDLKLLASPGMGILENGGPGSMLLQKVSVVPGPRPKGAATDRLISTNSDGSHFITVEQGPTIEDCSFANTSDDAVNVHGFYYYVVEKPAPRRYLLTPKWDIGLGAGDEIESCDHATFRSLGRTRIEQFSKRHAPELKGKIAPIWKNKSPTTQPDLIYDVVLQQDLSLKVGDSITSLSRIGAGIAIRRCTFHACGRVLVKAPNAVVEDCQFAYSSANALQAGSDIGFWSESGFAENLVLRNNRFTHSITGANALTAGSGALGSIYIGMSFPEGAKGFQNNIQNRNVTIEGNHIDDSYIYAIFVSNADGVKIIGNTIGQSFIRGTAYDAGQLYGIKPSSAIYIGRSRNVVIDNNTAARGKVAKTAVAVDTTCDKVTVRVGNNRLT; from the coding sequence ATGAAACCCCTCAGCCGGAGGCGGACGATCACGCTCGTATCCTCGTATCTCGCAACCGTACCTCTGCTCGGCGGTGCAAGCCGGGCACAGCCTGCATCCCCCACCGGGGCGGCCGTTTTCGAAATGGCGAGTTTCCTGGGCCCGGGCGTCGATGCCGATGCCGCCTTCGCCAAGGCGCTCGCGGCGATTTCCAAGGCGGCCGGCGATGCCGCCAAGGGCGGCGGGCCGGTCCATATCGTCTTCAATCTGGGCAAGAACGCCACCTACCGGATTAATCGCCCGCTCGCCTTCAAAGGGCTCCACGGCTTTGAACTCAACGGCAACGGCGCGCAATTGATCAACACCACGCGGGGATCGACGATGACGATCTCCGGTTCCAGCCATGTCACCGTTCGCGATCTCACCATCGACTATGACCCGCTGCCGTTCACGCAGGGAACCATCGCCGCGTTCGACAAACCCGCGCTCCAGATCACCGTCAAGGTCGACGCCGGCTATCCCGACGATCCCGCCTTCCTCGCCACCGTCACCGACGGTTTTTTCAAGGTCATGGACCGCCGCACCAAGGCGCTGAAACCGGGCGCGCGGGATTTCCTCACCCCCGCCAAGGTCGAACGGATTTCGCCGGGACTGATCAAGGTTCATTTGCGCTGGAGCGCGAACGACTGCTTCCCAAGCCAGCTGCCGGTTGCGGTCGGCGATACGGTCACGATCGCCAATGGCTCCGCCCATGCGATCGTCGTCGACGGCAGCATGGCTACAAGCTTCATCGACCTCAAACTGCTGGCTTCGCCCGGCATGGGGATCCTGGAAAACGGCGGCCCAGGCTCGATGTTGCTGCAGAAGGTGTCCGTCGTTCCCGGGCCGCGGCCGAAGGGTGCGGCGACGGACCGGCTGATCTCCACCAATTCGGACGGCTCGCACTTCATCACCGTCGAGCAGGGACCGACGATAGAGGACTGCAGCTTCGCCAACACCTCCGACGATGCCGTGAACGTGCACGGCTTTTATTATTACGTCGTCGAGAAGCCGGCGCCGCGGCGCTATTTGCTCACCCCCAAATGGGATATTGGCTTGGGCGCCGGAGACGAGATCGAAAGCTGCGATCACGCGACTTTCCGCTCGCTGGGTAGAACCAGGATCGAGCAGTTCAGCAAGCGCCACGCGCCCGAACTCAAGGGCAAGATTGCGCCGATCTGGAAGAACAAGAGCCCGACCACCCAGCCGGACCTGATCTACGACGTCGTTCTGCAGCAGGATCTTTCGCTCAAGGTCGGGGATTCCATCACCTCGCTGAGCCGGATCGGCGCCGGCATCGCGATCCGGCGCTGTACGTTTCACGCCTGCGGCCGTGTCCTCGTCAAGGCGCCGAACGCGGTCGTCGAAGACTGCCAATTCGCCTATTCCTCGGCGAATGCGCTGCAGGCCGGCAGCGACATCGGCTTCTGGTCGGAGTCAGGCTTTGCCGAGAACCTCGTGCTCCGAAACAATCGCTTTACCCACAGCATCACCGGAGCCAACGCGCTGACCGCCGGCAGCGGCGCGCTCGGCAGCATCTATATCGGCATGTCATTTCCCGAAGGCGCAAAGGGCTTTCAAAATAATATTCAGAACCGCAACGTGACGATCGAGGGCAACCACATCGACGACTCTTATATCTACGCGATTTTCGTCAGTAACGCCGACGGCGTCAAAATCATCGGCAATACCATTGGCCAGAGTTTCATTCGCGGCACCGCATACGACGCCGGCCAGCTCTATGGCATCAAGCCCAGCAGCGCGATCTATATAGGAAGGTCGAGGAACGTGGTGATCGACAACAACACGGCGGCACGGGGAAAGGTGGCGAAGACCGCGGTCGCCGTGGACACGACCTGCGACAAGGTTACGGTGCGTGTGGGGAATAACCGGCTGACGTGA